A single region of the Desulfocurvibacter africanus subsp. africanus DSM 2603 genome encodes:
- the ruvB gene encoding Holliday junction branch migration DNA helicase RuvB encodes MSSSPTIQPEETIRPRSLDDFVGQDDLRANLSVYLSAAREGRRAIDHTLFYGNPGLGKTTLAQIMASEMGVNLVSTSGPVLERSGDLAAILTNLGRHDFLFIDEIHRMPANVEEVLYPAMEDFKIDLIIGQGPGARTVKIELEPFTLVGATTRLGLLTSPLRDRFGCIFRLEFYSPEQLATIIRRAAGILGTAVSDAGAMTIGRRSRGTPRIANRLLRRVRDFAVFQGKQIIDEELASQALDRMDVDDSGLDYMDRKILSVVINHYQGGPVGLKTLAVACSEEVRTIEDIYEPYLIQCGFLKRTSRGRVATAKAYAHLKTLG; translated from the coding sequence ATGTCCAGCTCCCCGACCATTCAGCCCGAAGAGACAATACGCCCAAGATCACTCGACGACTTCGTGGGTCAGGATGACCTGCGCGCCAATCTATCCGTGTATCTGTCCGCGGCGCGCGAAGGCCGGCGCGCCATAGATCACACCCTGTTCTACGGCAACCCCGGCCTGGGCAAGACCACTTTGGCCCAGATCATGGCCTCGGAAATGGGCGTGAACCTCGTGTCCACCTCCGGCCCGGTGCTGGAGCGCAGCGGCGACCTGGCGGCTATCCTGACCAACCTGGGCCGTCACGACTTCCTGTTCATCGACGAGATTCATCGCATGCCGGCCAACGTGGAGGAAGTCCTGTACCCGGCCATGGAGGACTTCAAGATCGACCTGATCATCGGCCAGGGGCCCGGCGCGCGCACGGTCAAGATAGAGCTTGAGCCGTTCACCCTGGTAGGCGCGACCACGCGCCTCGGCCTTTTGACTTCGCCGCTGCGCGATCGCTTCGGCTGCATCTTCCGCCTGGAGTTCTACTCGCCCGAACAGTTGGCCACCATCATCAGGCGCGCTGCGGGCATTCTGGGCACGGCCGTGAGCGATGCAGGCGCCATGACCATCGGCCGGCGCTCGCGCGGCACGCCGCGCATCGCCAACCGCCTGCTGCGCCGAGTGCGCGATTTCGCCGTATTCCAGGGCAAGCAGATCATAGACGAGGAACTGGCCTCCCAGGCCCTGGACCGTATGGACGTGGACGATTCGGGCCTGGATTACATGGACCGCAAGATCCTCTCGGTGGTCATCAACCACTACCAGGGCGGCCCCGTGGGCCTGAAGACCCTGGCCGTGGCTTGCTCCGAAGAGGTGCGCACCATCGAGGACATTTACGAGCCGTACCTGATCCAATGCGGTTTCCTGAAGAGGACCTCGCGCGGCCGCGTGGCCACGGCCAAGGCCTATGCGCATTTGAAGACTTTGGGCTAG
- the ruvA gene encoding Holliday junction branch migration protein RuvA: MIGYIRGTLLEQTEKSCLVLTAGGVGYELHLPLPALARLPAEGQEVSFHTEQVVREDSQDLYGFETSEERRLFHVLLSIPNLGPKKGLAILSQFHPDDLRQIVLHEDIAALTRVSGIGKKTGQQILWELKYKLASADVPAVGRKPAAPGRSVLQDALAGLTNLGYSEEEARPVLHKLFEAEPDLDVAQLLREALKAIAKARA; this comes from the coding sequence ATGATCGGCTACATCCGCGGCACACTTCTGGAGCAGACCGAAAAATCCTGCCTCGTGCTTACCGCCGGCGGCGTGGGCTACGAGCTGCACCTGCCCCTGCCGGCGCTGGCCAGACTGCCGGCCGAAGGTCAGGAGGTGAGCTTCCATACCGAGCAGGTCGTGCGCGAGGACAGCCAGGATCTCTACGGCTTCGAAACTTCCGAAGAGCGCCGGCTGTTCCATGTGCTGCTGAGCATCCCCAATTTGGGCCCCAAGAAAGGGCTGGCCATTCTCTCCCAGTTCCATCCCGACGACCTGCGCCAGATCGTGCTGCACGAGGATATCGCGGCGTTGACCCGAGTCTCGGGCATCGGCAAGAAGACCGGGCAGCAAATTCTCTGGGAACTCAAGTACAAACTCGCCTCGGCCGATGTTCCCGCCGTGGGTCGCAAACCGGCCGCGCCCGGGCGCAGCGTGCTGCAGGATGCCCTGGCGGGTCTGACCAATCTGGGGTACAGCGAGGAGGAGGCCAGACCTGTTCTGCATAAATTATTCGAGGCCGAGCCGGACCTGGATGTAGCCCAGCTCCTGCGCGAAGCCCTAAAAGCCATAGCCAAGGCGCGCGCCTAA
- a CDS encoding RlmE family RNA methyltransferase has translation MKKYQDHYFKQAKKDNYPARSVYKLQEINKRFGILRPGQKVLDLGAAPGSWTLFAAKVVGQGGKVLGVDLQSTATDFPDNVRFLVGDVFEPPAEVQAAMEELAPFEVVVSDMAPKTSGIIFRDQAFSFDLCVRALEVADKYLAKGGNFVAKIFEGPDVRQFAAMLRERFVTVKNFKPQSSRSESKETFYIGLGFKGAPEAPAQDQIPV, from the coding sequence ATGAAGAAGTATCAAGACCACTATTTCAAGCAGGCCAAGAAGGACAACTATCCTGCTCGGTCTGTATATAAACTCCAGGAAATCAACAAGCGCTTCGGCATCCTGCGCCCTGGGCAGAAAGTGCTGGATCTGGGCGCTGCGCCCGGTTCCTGGACTTTGTTCGCGGCCAAGGTCGTGGGCCAGGGCGGCAAGGTGCTCGGCGTGGACCTTCAATCGACCGCCACGGATTTCCCGGACAACGTGCGCTTCCTTGTGGGCGACGTTTTCGAGCCGCCGGCCGAGGTGCAGGCCGCCATGGAGGAACTCGCGCCCTTCGAAGTGGTCGTGAGCGACATGGCCCCCAAGACCTCGGGCATTATTTTCCGCGACCAGGCCTTTTCCTTCGATCTATGCGTGCGGGCCCTGGAAGTCGCGGATAAGTACCTGGCCAAGGGCGGAAATTTCGTGGCCAAGATATTCGAGGGGCCGGACGTGCGGCAGTTCGCGGCCATGCTGCGTGAGCGGTTTGTCACGGTAAAGAATTTCAAGCCCCAGTCCAGCCGCAGCGAGAGCAAGGAAACGTTCTACATAGGATTGGGATTCAAGGGAGCGCCGGAAGCGCCGGCACAGGACCAGATCCCGGTCTAG
- a CDS encoding YebC/PmpR family DNA-binding transcriptional regulator: MSGHSKWANIKIRKGAQDAKKGKAFTRVAKEIMLAAKIGGGDVTGNPRLRTALLKAREVNLPKDKIETAIKKGTGELQAEVIDEMLYEGYGPNGVAIMIEAATDNKNRTVAEMRHILSRHGGVLGETGSVGWIFSKKGVLVFPKALGEDKIMEVGLEAGVEDVVDDDDYYEVRTAVEDFYTVKQAFDNAGMKYESAELSMIPSTTVPLDVEAARKVLKVTEMLEENDDVQNVYTNADFPDELMAELEG; this comes from the coding sequence ATGTCCGGACATAGTAAATGGGCCAATATCAAGATCCGCAAGGGCGCGCAGGACGCCAAGAAGGGCAAGGCCTTCACCCGTGTGGCCAAGGAGATCATGCTCGCGGCCAAGATCGGCGGCGGCGACGTGACGGGCAACCCGCGTCTGCGTACGGCTTTGCTCAAGGCGCGCGAAGTGAACCTGCCCAAGGACAAGATCGAGACCGCCATCAAGAAAGGCACGGGCGAGTTGCAAGCCGAGGTCATCGACGAGATGCTCTATGAGGGCTATGGCCCGAACGGCGTGGCCATCATGATCGAGGCGGCCACGGACAACAAGAACCGCACCGTGGCCGAGATGCGCCACATCCTGTCCAGGCACGGCGGCGTCCTGGGCGAGACGGGCAGCGTGGGCTGGATCTTCAGCAAGAAGGGCGTGCTCGTCTTCCCCAAGGCTTTGGGCGAGGATAAGATCATGGAAGTCGGCCTGGAGGCCGGGGTCGAAGATGTGGTGGACGACGACGACTACTACGAGGTGCGCACGGCGGTGGAGGACTTCTACACCGTCAAGCAGGCCTTCGACAACGCGGGCATGAAGTACGAGAGCGCCGAGCTGTCCATGATCCCCTCGACCACGGTGCCGCTGGACGTGGAAGCGGCCCGCAAGGTGCTCAAGGTCACGGAGATGCTGGAAGAGAACGACGACGTGCAGAACGTCTATACCAATGCCGATTTCCCCGATGAGCTGATGGCCGAACTGGAAGGGTAG
- a CDS encoding UPF0280 family protein: MAKTFLDPRRAYRMEPASVEGEARFQVVVEETDLWVVADQDLRREVEALVRTLRGQLKAHIALQPEFLTSLAPVTVRPGAAEIVRRMAEAAEVCGVGPMAAVAGTMAELVAKAFEGRTPNILVENGGDCFLCSTRERLVGLLPDPEAGVSVGLRFAPEEFPLSLCASSGRIGHSLSFGHGDLVVVRSPSGSLADAAATALSNRLKSSRDLEQVVDGAKRLEAAGVQGVFAQCGGKLAVWGRMELAALGG, translated from the coding sequence ATGGCCAAGACCTTCCTCGACCCGCGCCGCGCCTACCGCATGGAGCCCGCCTCGGTTGAGGGTGAGGCGCGTTTTCAGGTCGTGGTGGAGGAGACGGACCTGTGGGTCGTGGCCGATCAAGACCTGCGCCGCGAGGTGGAGGCCCTGGTGCGCACGCTGCGCGGTCAGCTCAAGGCCCACATCGCCCTACAACCCGAGTTCCTGACCAGCCTTGCGCCCGTGACCGTGCGGCCCGGCGCGGCCGAGATCGTGCGGCGCATGGCCGAGGCCGCCGAGGTCTGCGGCGTGGGGCCCATGGCCGCGGTGGCCGGGACCATGGCCGAACTGGTGGCCAAGGCCTTTGAGGGCCGGACGCCGAATATCCTGGTGGAGAACGGTGGAGACTGCTTTTTATGCTCCACGCGGGAGCGGCTGGTGGGGCTGCTGCCCGACCCGGAGGCCGGCGTAAGCGTTGGCCTGCGTTTCGCGCCGGAGGAATTCCCGCTCAGCCTGTGCGCTTCCTCGGGACGTATCGGCCATTCCCTGAGCTTCGGCCATGGCGATCTGGTGGTCGTACGCTCGCCATCGGGCTCGCTGGCCGATGCGGCGGCCACGGCCCTGTCCAACCGCCTGAAATCCTCACGCGATCTGGAACAGGTCGTGGATGGCGCCAAGCGGCTGGAGGCGGCTGGCGTGCAGGGCGTATTCGCCCAATGCGGGGGCAAACTGGCCGTATGGGGCAGGATGGAGCTGGCGGCTTTGGGCGGGTAA
- a CDS encoding glycosyltransferase family protein: MSNRPKRIRIVSELGKPQTLADGEEQFISYGRGARLVILGLGPEPAAIVPLLPSEDVSYIECPEFEAQMPPGWARALPRSWVRIGINDLDPETVRVSRILQYRPAQRLFPSFWGPILARIQWLRLSQRAPEARNDAEVWIPAKPDGLLVPELKSALEACGRRVRLLPPDALPRTLPKFLARSRPALFLSINFAGLDPLGETFHLLRAAGSEVAVWCVDNPFHLLSGVKAGWWRKAALLVTDDSFLPLLREHGAQRLLHMPLAAWPEHFGAGSNGPDQDVSGRLVFVGRSQFPKKQGFFAGLDLPDMAWREALHMLDIGERPDFLWWRQRLGVRELWPASTVRRAGLGADECSRELRSRCLRTAARDAPLTVFGDMVWREAAPEATDLRPEVDYYGPLRHIYAQAAACLNVTSLLLPTGLNQRHFDVWAAGGLLITDATPGLSLFPEELCRETRFRWPEEIESIFRRLTTDKSLCADLSREWRKLILAEHTYRHRMERLLNWLELEKASS; this comes from the coding sequence ATGAGCAATCGGCCGAAACGCATACGCATCGTCAGCGAGCTTGGCAAGCCCCAGACCCTGGCCGACGGCGAAGAGCAATTCATTAGTTACGGCCGGGGGGCGCGCCTGGTCATCCTGGGGCTCGGCCCTGAACCGGCCGCCATCGTGCCCCTGTTGCCGAGCGAAGATGTCTCCTATATCGAGTGCCCCGAATTCGAGGCCCAGATGCCGCCAGGCTGGGCCAGAGCCCTGCCTCGATCCTGGGTACGCATTGGCATTAACGACTTGGACCCGGAAACGGTTCGCGTCAGCCGTATCTTGCAGTACCGACCGGCCCAGCGCCTCTTTCCCAGCTTCTGGGGTCCGATCCTGGCCCGTATCCAGTGGCTGCGCCTGTCACAAAGGGCTCCGGAAGCTCGAAACGATGCGGAGGTCTGGATACCAGCCAAGCCGGATGGCCTGCTTGTCCCCGAGCTCAAAAGCGCTCTGGAGGCCTGCGGCCGCCGCGTGCGGCTTTTGCCGCCCGACGCTCTGCCGCGCACGCTGCCCAAGTTTCTGGCCCGGTCCAGACCAGCTTTGTTTCTGAGCATCAACTTCGCCGGCCTGGACCCGCTGGGCGAAACGTTCCATCTCCTGCGGGCGGCCGGGTCCGAAGTCGCTGTCTGGTGCGTGGACAATCCATTCCATCTGCTCTCGGGGGTCAAGGCCGGCTGGTGGCGCAAGGCCGCCCTGCTGGTCACGGACGACTCGTTCCTGCCCCTCCTGCGCGAGCATGGCGCACAGCGCTTGTTGCACATGCCTTTGGCCGCCTGGCCCGAGCACTTCGGCGCAGGGTCCAATGGCCCGGATCAGGACGTATCCGGCAGGCTCGTTTTCGTGGGACGCAGCCAGTTTCCCAAAAAACAGGGCTTCTTCGCCGGACTGGATCTGCCCGACATGGCCTGGCGCGAGGCCCTGCACATGCTGGATATCGGCGAGCGGCCCGACTTTCTCTGGTGGAGACAAAGGCTTGGCGTCCGGGAGCTCTGGCCCGCCAGCACCGTGCGCCGAGCCGGCCTGGGCGCGGACGAATGCTCGCGCGAACTGCGCAGCCGCTGTCTGCGCACCGCGGCGCGCGACGCGCCGCTGACCGTGTTCGGCGATATGGTCTGGCGCGAGGCCGCGCCCGAAGCCACGGACCTGCGGCCCGAGGTGGACTACTACGGCCCCTTGCGCCACATCTATGCCCAGGCTGCTGCCTGCCTCAACGTGACCAGCCTGCTCCTGCCCACGGGCCTCAATCAGCGCCACTTCGATGTATGGGCCGCGGGCGGCCTGCTCATCACCGACGCCACGCCCGGGCTCAGCCTATTCCCCGAGGAGCTTTGCCGCGAAACCCGCTTCCGCTGGCCCGAGGAAATCGAGTCGATTTTCCGCAGACTCACGACCGACAAATCGCTTTGCGCGGATTTGAGCCGCGAGTGGCGTAAGCTGATCCTTGCCGAGCACACCTATCGCCACAGGATGGAACGGCTGCTCAACTGGCTGGAGCTGGAAAAGGCCTCCAGTTGA
- the thyX gene encoding FAD-dependent thymidylate synthase encodes MRIIKPSYEILNLPSRETLRILELAGRTCYKSEDKMTPETAEPFIARIVASGHESVIEHASATVRFVCDRGVTHEMVRHRLASYSQESTRYANYAKDRFGSEITVIRPCFWREGSTEYAAWLSAMEAAEQAYLGLIQAGAKPQEARSVLPNSLKTEIVMSANMREWRHVFRLRCDTPAHPQIREVMLPLLGEFHERLPVLFADLFERFQDDIVKYRAILAS; translated from the coding sequence ATGCGCATCATCAAGCCGTCCTACGAAATCCTGAATCTCCCCAGCCGCGAAACCCTGCGCATCCTCGAACTCGCCGGCCGCACCTGCTACAAGTCCGAGGACAAGATGACGCCCGAGACGGCCGAGCCGTTCATCGCGCGCATCGTAGCCTCGGGACACGAGAGCGTTATCGAGCACGCCTCGGCCACGGTGCGCTTCGTGTGCGACCGGGGTGTGACCCACGAGATGGTGCGCCACCGCCTGGCCTCCTACAGCCAGGAATCCACGCGCTACGCCAATTACGCCAAGGACCGCTTCGGCAGTGAGATCACGGTCATCCGGCCCTGCTTCTGGCGGGAAGGCTCGACCGAGTACGCCGCGTGGCTCTCAGCCATGGAAGCCGCCGAACAGGCCTACCTTGGGCTCATCCAGGCCGGGGCCAAGCCCCAGGAAGCCCGCAGCGTCCTGCCCAACAGCCTCAAGACCGAGATCGTCATGAGCGCCAACATGCGCGAGTGGCGGCACGTTTTCCGGCTGCGCTGCGACACGCCGGCCCATCCCCAAATCCGCGAGGTCATGCTGCCGCTGCTGGGCGAGTTCCACGAGCGGCTGCCCGTGCTTTTCGCTGACCTCTTCGAACGCTTCCAGGACGACATCGTCAAATACCGAGCCATCCTCGCTTCCTGA
- a CDS encoding DUF6125 family protein → MHSKDSEALVAMIVDAVRRSAVHYGLWFAEAVHQLGLEKALEAEREAGDRAAPILAARIAKALGMDASDGPAALLRGLDQERLSALLDALCVNWLALDGVWFQAVEGLAGMDDAKRVNDTCWSRFAPLEARRIMAMHGFPRDGGLETLKTALGLRLYSRVNEYEIVEETPDSFVFRIRQCRVQAARTRKGLAEYPCKTGGLVEYRTFAQAVDPRIRTHCLACPPDPHPAEWCCAWRFELGEW, encoded by the coding sequence ATGCACTCCAAGGATTCCGAGGCCCTCGTGGCCATGATCGTTGATGCCGTGCGGCGTTCGGCCGTGCACTACGGGCTGTGGTTCGCCGAGGCCGTGCATCAGCTTGGCCTGGAAAAGGCCCTGGAGGCCGAACGCGAAGCCGGGGACCGGGCCGCGCCCATTCTTGCCGCGCGTATCGCCAAGGCCCTCGGCATGGATGCCTCCGACGGCCCTGCCGCCCTCCTGCGGGGTCTGGACCAGGAGCGCCTGAGCGCATTGCTCGACGCCCTGTGCGTCAACTGGCTTGCTCTGGACGGCGTATGGTTCCAGGCCGTGGAGGGACTAGCGGGCATGGACGACGCCAAGCGCGTCAACGACACCTGCTGGTCGCGCTTCGCGCCCCTGGAGGCCAGGCGCATCATGGCCATGCACGGATTTCCTCGGGACGGCGGTCTGGAAACCCTCAAGACCGCCCTGGGCCTGCGTCTCTACAGCCGCGTGAACGAGTATGAGATCGTGGAGGAGACCCCTGACTCGTTCGTCTTCCGCATTCGCCAATGCCGCGTGCAGGCCGCGCGAACGCGCAAGGGCCTGGCCGAATACCCGTGCAAGACGGGCGGGCTGGTCGAGTATCGCACCTTCGCCCAGGCCGTGGACCCGCGCATTAGGACGCACTGCCTGGCCTGCCCGCCAGATCCGCATCCGGCCGAGTGGTGCTGCGCTTGGCGCTTCGAGCTTGGTGAGTGGTAG
- a CDS encoding MFS transporter has product MRTGLLRASQTQGKIEAPGGQPLASFAFLALCGVVFLALCSMTVFYSLHVYLGTLGIGATRAGLLVGVYSLSALLCYAALSARIGLHNAFACMASGFAILLACNWSYLIVQEFWPLLMLRVAGGVGIFLLLASAMVVLVAIIPPGRSGQAFSLYSVALLTPYAVMPALSDLILPRLPSQAWLYALSSLILLPAVALLPALRRRTRGLLIAPAVKHAGGTNWFAALPRGPVLLLLLVNCSYFINFAAIFFLFKGLALERAYPHPGLFFTVQMAVMVAIRLLAGRLFDTQPASRLVCGAFVCTAAAFLLLLLTHSHEAVLPIAGLFGLGMGFAVPPLNSLVYRISAPDRRPYNANMMMLSINLGTFLGPFAGSWAVEQAGYAGFLSAEAALSALTAFLFLALNPERALRHVDQASA; this is encoded by the coding sequence TTGAGAACTGGTCTGCTCCGCGCATCTCAGACTCAGGGCAAGATCGAGGCCCCGGGAGGGCAGCCTCTGGCGAGCTTCGCCTTCCTGGCCTTGTGCGGCGTGGTCTTCCTGGCTTTGTGCTCCATGACCGTATTCTACAGCCTGCACGTCTACCTGGGCACGCTCGGCATAGGCGCAACGCGGGCGGGTTTGCTCGTGGGCGTCTACTCGCTTTCGGCTCTGCTCTGCTACGCGGCCCTCAGCGCGCGCATCGGTCTGCACAACGCTTTCGCCTGCATGGCCTCGGGATTCGCGATTCTTCTGGCCTGCAACTGGTCCTACCTGATTGTCCAGGAATTCTGGCCGCTGCTCATGCTGCGCGTGGCTGGCGGTGTGGGCATCTTCCTGCTATTGGCCTCGGCCATGGTCGTGCTTGTGGCCATCATTCCGCCCGGTCGCAGCGGACAGGCCTTCAGCCTCTACTCCGTGGCGCTGCTCACGCCATACGCGGTCATGCCGGCCTTGTCGGATCTCATCCTGCCGCGCCTGCCTTCGCAGGCTTGGCTATACGCTTTATCCTCCCTGATCCTCCTGCCGGCCGTTGCCCTGCTCCCGGCCCTCCGCCGCCGAACGCGCGGCCTGCTCATCGCACCTGCAGTCAAACATGCCGGGGGAACCAACTGGTTCGCGGCTCTGCCTCGGGGACCGGTGCTGCTCCTTTTGCTCGTGAACTGCTCCTATTTCATCAATTTCGCGGCCATCTTCTTTCTCTTCAAGGGCCTGGCGCTGGAACGCGCCTACCCGCATCCGGGCCTCTTCTTCACGGTCCAGATGGCTGTCATGGTCGCCATCCGCCTGCTGGCCGGCCGTCTCTTCGACACGCAACCGGCCTCGCGGCTCGTGTGCGGCGCCTTTGTCTGCACTGCCGCAGCCTTTTTGCTGCTGCTCCTGACGCACTCCCACGAGGCCGTGCTGCCCATTGCCGGCTTGTTCGGACTGGGCATGGGCTTTGCCGTGCCGCCGCTCAATTCGCTCGTTTACCGCATTTCAGCCCCGGACCGCCGCCCCTACAATGCTAATATGATGATGCTCTCCATCAACCTGGGGACCTTTCTCGGTCCCTTTGCCGGCTCTTGGGCCGTGGAGCAGGCGGGATACGCCGGCTTTCTCTCCGCCGAAGCCGCCCTGTCGGCGCTCACGGCGTTCCTGTTCCTGGCCCTGAACCCGGAACGCGCCCTGCGCCATGTCGATCAGGCCTCTGCCTGA
- the dnaA gene encoding chromosomal replication initiator protein DnaA, whose amino-acid sequence MNETWQQITQILEKELNPNQFTLWIKPLHASLNNNVLELAAPNEFVAAWVRDKLTTHISQAALQVLGSPSTVTVRSTPKPTPSAPETATKPSSAESTVTVKAKHLGLPLTTPLQSTQCCNWRHSFDDFVVGPSNDLAYAAAQGVVRNDFSPGPLFISSAAGLGKTHLIQAIGHAAQDRTRSKSLTLRYLTAEEFATKMLMALNAKDMSRFKTQFREGIDILLLEDIHFLQGKAMFQDELLSTIKALQERGSRVVFTSSFLPKELSNVDTHLVSRFCSGFLTVIDMPDFDMRRRIVQHKSRQLQVNVPDDVAELLAESITCDIRQLESCLQNLVLKARLLNERISLDMARDVLGNYASQNSGMALERIVEMVCRTFILSPTQLASKSRKRNIVLARNTAFFLARKHTQLSLKDIANRFNRTHSTVIKGITSLEVEISKKTPAGRQIQRTLEQMDL is encoded by the coding sequence ATGAACGAGACATGGCAGCAGATCACTCAAATCCTCGAAAAAGAATTGAACCCGAATCAGTTCACCCTTTGGATCAAGCCGCTCCATGCATCGCTGAACAATAACGTCCTGGAGCTTGCCGCGCCCAACGAATTCGTTGCAGCTTGGGTTCGCGACAAGCTTACTACACATATTTCCCAAGCCGCCTTGCAGGTGCTTGGTTCGCCGTCCACAGTCACGGTGCGCAGCACGCCCAAGCCCACGCCCAGCGCTCCGGAAACCGCGACCAAGCCAAGCTCCGCGGAATCGACGGTCACGGTCAAGGCCAAGCACCTCGGCTTGCCTCTGACTACCCCACTTCAGTCCACACAATGCTGTAACTGGCGCCACAGCTTCGATGATTTCGTGGTCGGCCCAAGCAACGACCTGGCCTATGCCGCTGCCCAAGGCGTGGTCCGCAACGACTTTTCGCCAGGGCCTTTGTTCATCAGCTCTGCGGCCGGACTCGGCAAGACGCACCTGATCCAGGCCATTGGACATGCCGCTCAGGACAGGACACGTTCCAAGAGCTTGACCTTGCGCTACCTGACGGCAGAGGAGTTCGCCACCAAGATGCTCATGGCTCTCAACGCCAAGGACATGAGCCGCTTCAAGACTCAGTTTCGCGAGGGCATCGACATCCTGCTTCTGGAGGACATCCATTTCCTCCAGGGCAAGGCCATGTTTCAGGATGAGCTGCTCTCGACCATCAAGGCCTTGCAGGAGCGCGGCAGCCGAGTCGTGTTTACCAGCTCTTTTCTGCCCAAGGAGCTGTCCAACGTGGACACGCACCTGGTTTCCAGATTCTGCTCGGGCTTTTTGACGGTCATCGACATGCCTGATTTCGATATGCGCCGCCGTATCGTGCAGCATAAATCCCGGCAACTCCAGGTCAACGTGCCGGATGACGTGGCCGAATTGCTGGCCGAGAGCATCACCTGCGACATCCGCCAACTCGAAAGCTGTCTGCAGAATCTCGTCCTCAAGGCCAGGCTGCTCAACGAGCGCATCAGTCTGGACATGGCTCGGGATGTTCTCGGCAACTATGCCTCCCAGAATTCGGGCATGGCCCTGGAGCGCATCGTGGAAATGGTCTGCCGCACGTTCATCCTCTCTCCGACGCAGCTCGCGTCCAAGAGCCGCAAGCGCAATATCGTGCTCGCACGCAACACGGCCTTTTTCCTGGCCCGCAAGCATACGCAGCTCTCGCTCAAGGACATCGCGAACCGCTTCAACCGCACGCACTCCACGGTGATCAAGGGCATAACCAGTCTGGAAGTGGAGATATCCAAGAAGACTCCCGCAGGCCGGCAGATTCAGCGCACGCTGGAACAGATGGATCTCTAG
- a CDS encoding cupin domain-containing protein codes for MTKRTLPLITTLVIALLLSSACAKNQPSFQNADTRDVVSRQLVKSTHSWDGQPLPAYPQGQAEITILRISIPPKAKLVTHKHTVINAGVLISGELIVNTVEGKTLYLKAGDPIIEVVNTLHHGINPGDTPADIIVFYAGGEGMPVTVVEP; via the coding sequence ATGACAAAACGCACTCTTCCTCTGATCACGACGCTGGTCATAGCCCTTCTCCTCTCCTCGGCATGCGCCAAGAACCAACCCAGCTTTCAGAATGCAGACACGAGAGATGTCGTATCCAGGCAACTTGTGAAGTCTACGCACAGTTGGGATGGTCAGCCGTTGCCAGCTTACCCTCAAGGCCAGGCTGAAATCACGATCCTGCGGATCAGCATTCCGCCTAAAGCCAAGCTTGTTACGCACAAGCACACCGTGATCAATGCAGGCGTCCTCATAAGCGGCGAACTGATCGTGAACACGGTTGAGGGGAAAACCCTGTACCTCAAGGCGGGCGATCCCATAATCGAGGTGGTGAACACCCTGCACCATGGAATCAACCCAGGAGATACTCCCGCCGACATCATCGTGTTTTATGCGGGCGGCGAGGGGATGCCGGTTACAGTCGTGGAGCCATGA
- the ruvC gene encoding crossover junction endodeoxyribonuclease RuvC, whose amino-acid sequence MGETDSGSITVLGLDPGSRRTGWGMVREASGKLSLVAAGVVATDAKTDLCVRLGRIFTELAKLIHEHRPAEAAVENVFVSQNIMSALKLGQARGAAIAACAHLGLPVSSYEPSLVKKSLVGGGRAEKGQVAFMVGRMLNVRLDDLKLGLDATDALAVAICHLNQRRLTRLTRQAGLAQ is encoded by the coding sequence ATGGGCGAAACGGACTCGGGAAGTATCACCGTGCTCGGCCTGGACCCTGGCTCCAGGCGTACGGGCTGGGGCATGGTGCGCGAGGCCTCGGGCAAGCTGTCATTGGTGGCCGCCGGCGTGGTGGCCACCGACGCCAAGACCGATCTGTGCGTCCGCCTGGGCCGCATCTTTACGGAGCTGGCCAAGCTCATCCACGAGCACCGGCCCGCCGAGGCCGCGGTGGAGAACGTGTTCGTCTCGCAGAACATCATGTCCGCCCTCAAGCTGGGTCAGGCTCGCGGCGCGGCCATCGCGGCCTGCGCACACCTGGGCCTGCCCGTCAGTTCCTACGAGCCCAGCCTGGTCAAGAAAAGTCTGGTGGGCGGCGGAAGGGCGGAAAAGGGTCAGGTGGCTTTCATGGTCGGGCGCATGTTGAACGTGCGGCTCGATGACCTCAAGCTGGGCCTGGACGCCACCGATGCCTTGGCCGTGGCCATCTGCCACCTCAACCAGCGACGGCTGACCCGGCTGACCAGACAGGCCGGGCTCGCCCAGTAG